Proteins encoded by one window of Nicotiana tabacum cultivar K326 chromosome 10, ASM71507v2, whole genome shotgun sequence:
- the LOC107827333 gene encoding uncharacterized protein LOC107827333, which produces MEEGWPLGLQPLNVRGGQVRNRGFNGSLSFNTLITGSPSSSTDSSSDLDTESTASFFHDKSITLGSLIGITSILELSRRSTRRRTVVVEPILRDKKKSTNNKSRTWLFSLCSKLSTDAVNINTNNSTPSLGHFLEAERRASASNNAYGPDDFNHLSDSNMNNSLFIGGQIAPPGESRKGLFEQDENGHGSPLIFSCLCGNLVH; this is translated from the exons ATG GAAGAAGGGTGGCCACTTGGGCTGCAGCCATTGAATGTGAGAGGTGGGCAAGTCAGAAACCGTGGATTTAATGGATCACTTTCCTTCAATACTTTGATCACTGGTTCTCCTTCCTCTTCCACTGATTCTTCTTCTGATCTTGATACTGAG TCTACTGCTTCTTTCTTCCATGACAAGAGCATAACTCTAGGAAGTCTCATAGGAATTACCAGCATTTTAGAGCTTTCAAGAAGATCAACAAGAAGAAGAACTGTAGTAGTTGAACCCATATTAAGGGACAAGAAGAAGAGTACTAACAACAAATCAAGAACTTGGTTATTCTCTCTTTGCTCAAAGCTAAGTACTGATGCAGTGAACATAAATACAAACAACTCTACCCCATCTTTAGGCCATTTTCTTGAAGCAGAAAGAAGAGCTTCTGCTTCCAATAATGCTTATGGACCTGATGATTTCAATCATTTATCAGATTCAAATATGAATAATTCATTGTTCATTGGTGGCCAAATTGCTCCTCCTGGCGAGTCAAGAAAAGGGTTATTTGAGCAAGATGAAAATGGTCATGGAAGTCCTTTGATTTTCTCATGCTTATGTGGGAACTTGGTTCATTAA
- the LOC107810985 gene encoding uncharacterized protein LOC107810985: MNSPMNYAIDDKDLDDAALWAVIDSAAAAAASLSSSTTTTISKYRKTLPYNHSPIRPLHIPNPSPQSNPRNFQNHHRDGEVLNHRPQKISRSNTNCVSELNEMSPKPMAVVKHVQRTPNVTNYSSPPVTRKSPVLVPVSQYDQNYNSPIGSESSPDRDGIMRHSLAGQFPSVSLFKEYQNAAMAILEKGDYTMISGNPFIKKAGWRKISFYFNLSYEIKDKSIEFDENRNVLRAEFIVRAYMQGGRFSDGWGSCERREKKFLKPNHDIPSTAETRAKNKACQDLLGIGEYRPGVNQSTNR; the protein is encoded by the exons ATGAACTCTCCTATGAATTACGCTATTGACGATAAGGACCTAGACGACGCCGCATTATGGGCAGTGATCGACTctgccgccgccgccgccgcctcACTTTCCTCCTCCACCACCACCACTATCTCCAAATACCGCAAAACTCTACCTTACAACCACTCTCCAATTCGGCCCCTTCACATTCCAAATCCTTCTCCACAGTCTAATCCTAGAAACTTCCAGAATCATCACCGTGACGGTGAGGTACTAAATCACCGGCCGCAAAAAATCTCCAGGTCAAACACTAACTGTGTTTCGGAACTGAACGAGATGAGTCCGAAACCGATGGCGGTAGTAAAGCACGTGCAGCGCACGCCGAACGTGACTAATTATTCGTCGCCGCCAGTGACGAGGAAGTCCCCGGTTCTGGTTCCGGTATCGCAGTATGATCAAAACTATAACAGTCCGATTGGATCGGAAAGTTCTCCGGATAGAGATGGCATCATGAGGCATAGCTTGGCCGGTCAGTTTCCATCTGTTTCTCTGTTCAAGGAGTATCAAAATGCGGCTATGGCG ATTCTGGAGAAAGGTGATTACACTATGATTTCTGGAAATCCCTTCATAAAAAAAGCTG GTTGGAGGAAGATATCCTTTTACTTCAATCTGTCATATGAAATTAAAGACAAGAGCATCGAATTTGATGAGAACCGTAATGTCCTACGTGCTGAATTTATAGTTCGGGCGTACATGCA GGGTGGTAGGTTCTCAGATGGATGGGGTTCATGTGAGAGGCGGGAGAAGAAGTTTCTAAAACCAAATCATGACATTCCCAGCACAGCAGAAACCAGAGCCAAAAATAAAGCATGCCAG GACTTGCTTGGAATTGGAGAATATCGTCCTGGTGTGAACCAGAGTACTAATCGCTAG
- the LOC107810992 gene encoding uncharacterized protein LOC107810992 isoform X2 — MDRRTLTMNWDGLGEDDDDDNFFESRDRLSTAIPFDLASSGSDDDDEFEDSRLSFVSTLSSASIKKFKGIEIEAVSDSFTSMEDYGMWMAEPGDIKERRRRLLQGMGLSSNKDLLKLKSAKIVRAISRKVETSQDSKPPKAEYSPAKELNQEQQPSASQPIVLVRSRSDGDIQYFSVNTKKRKEELIGDISKQRLTRTFSGVLAPSLGICQLAGSVRMSRKKNTSGMSMQNGSDTTSTFSNRNPDVGFASFFLIKNLDTGKEFIVKESNEHGMWNKLSDLQTGKQLTMDEFEKYVGYSPVVKELMRRVNGSRNHDDERKLNANSYLSKSFRNSKRRGVALLKNIKGVAHSMSGKIIDKEREQTALEEQQKPNKDSSKWIKVRQHGKSYKELTAMHLCQEIHAHEGSIWTIRFSSDARYLATAGEDTLIHIWEVQECEVMNDLHSVVGAASISPTHPMAGSLSTSPVHPIARTNSDRPPLPEMGHMASERRKKGKVSHKKKGNSIPEYVNVPETVFALSEKPVCTLKGHQDDVLDLSWSRSQLLLSSSIDKTVRLWDVETQSCLKMFAHNDYVTCIQVNPMDDDYFISGSLDAKVRLWNIPDRKVVDWTDLHEMVTATCFTPDGQGALIGSHKGSCRVYTTTECKLEQKDNIDIQPKKNSQLKKVTGLQFAPWNPAEVLITSADSRIRIFDGSEMIYKFRGFRNTSSQIAASFSSDGKYVISASEDSHVYIWKREEPKTPTGKRRTSISVQAHERFPCKDVSVAIPWPGRVKNEPPLVEMHSKRHSKRFLPPPYPTVGSPTKENPDVANSKRHLPPLPIKVNASERVQSSQEEEDLAQLSRTDSGIGPSESFVSGSSSTRFGDSPSISASSSSRSHSWSSSWSQDGSNSNGSNVVQATAWGMVIVTASLGGEIRVYQNFGLPLKAGRQTNLFRDLT, encoded by the exons ATGGACCGGAGGACCCTAACGATGAACTGGGATGGTCTtggagaagatgatgatgatgacaacTTCTTTGAGTCCCGTGACCGGCTTTCAACAGCCATTCCCTTTGACTTGGCATCCTCAGGATCAGACGACGATGATGAATTTGAGGACAGTCGCCTCTCCTTTGTCTCGACCCTTTCCTCGGCCTCCATCAAGAAATTCAAAGGGATTGAGATTGAGGCAGTTTCTGATTCTTTCACCAGCATGGAGGACTATGGCATGTGGATGGCTGAACCTGGTGATATCAAGGAACGTCGAAGGCGTCTCCTGCAAGGCATGGGGTTATCAAGCAATAAGGACCTACTCAAGCTCAAAAGCGCCAAGATTGTACGAGCCATTTCAAGAAAAGTTGAGACCAGCCAAGATTCCAAACCACCAAAGGCTGAATATTCTCCTGCAAAAGAATTAAATCAAGAACAACAGCCATCAGCTTCACAGCCAATTGTGCTGGTCAGGTCGAGATCAGACGGAGACATACAATATTTTTCCGTAAATaccaagaaaaggaaagaggagCTAATTGGTGACATCTCTAAACAGCGTCTCACTAGGACATTTTCAGGTGTTTTGGCACCGAGCTTAGGAATATGCCAATTAGCTGGTTCTGTTAGAATGTCACGCAAAAAAAACACAAGTGGAATGTCAATGCAAAATGGCAGTGATACGACATCCACATTCTCGAATAGGAATCCTGACGTGGGCTTTGCTTCATTCTTCTTGATAAAGAATTTGGACACTGGAAAGGAGTTCATTGTCAAAGAGTCCAACGAACATGGAATGTGGAATAAGCTCAGTGATCTTCAGACAGGAAAGCAGCTTACCATGGATGAATTTGAGAAATATGTGGGATATTCTCCTGTTGTAAAGGAACTGATGCGCCGGGTAAATGGTTCAAGAAATCATGATGATGAGAGGAAATTAAACGCAAATTCATATTTGAGTAAGAGCTTCAGAAATAGCAAGAGAAGAGGAGTTGCTCTTTTGAAGAACATAAAAGGAGTAGCACATAGCATGAGCGGAAAAATTATTGATAAAGAACGTGAGCAAACTGCACTTGAGGAACAGCAGAAACCAAACAAGGACTCCTCCAAATGGATTAAAGTCCGCCAGCATGGAAAGTCCTACAAGGAACTCACAGCTATGCACTTGTGTCAGGAAATCCATGCTCATGAGGGCTCAATATGGACCATAAGGTTCAGCTCGGACGCACGCTACCTAGCAACTGCAGGAGAAGATACATTAATTCATATATGGGAAGTGCAAGAATGTGAAGTTATGAATGACTTACACTCTGTTGTTGGTGCTGCAAGTATCTCACCTACTCATCCAATGGCTGGCTCTCTCAGTACCTCCCCTGTTCATCCCATTGCAAGGACCAATTCAGACCGGCCTCCTCTGCCGGAGATGGGACATATGGCATCAGAAAGAAGGAAGAAGGGGAAGGTCTCCCATAAGAAAAAGGGAAACTCGATTCCGGAGTACGTCAATGTACCAGAAACTGTTTTTGCTCTTTCAGAGAAACCAGTATGCACTCTTAAAGGTCACCAGGATGATGTCTTGGACCTGTCTTGGTCAAGATCTCAG CTACTTCTTTCATCTTCGATAGACAAGACTGTTCGGCTATGGGATGTTGAAACTCAGAGTTGCTTAAAAATGTTCGCGCATAACGACTATG TTACTTGCATACAGGTCAATCCAATGGATGATGACTACTTCATCAGCGGTTCTCTGGACGCAAAGGTTCGGCTTTGGAATATACCTGATCGGAAAGTTGTAGATTGGACTGATCTTCATGAAATGGTCACTGCTACTTGCTTCACCCCAGATGGCCAG GGTGCTTTAATAGGCTCACATAAAGGCAGCTGTCGCGTGTACACTACCACCG AATGCAAACTGGAACAAAAAGACAACATCGACATTCAACCCAAGAAAAATTCTCAGCTGAAGAAGGTCACTGGTTTACAG TTTGCCCCATGGAACCCAGCAGAAGTGCTTATAACTTCAGCTGATTCTCGTATCAGAATTTTTGATGGGTCAGAGATGATCTATAAGTTTAGAG GTTTCCGAAATACAAGCAGCCAAATTGCAGCTTCCTTCAGTTCAGATGGGAAGTATGTTATAAGTGCAAGTGAAGACTCTCATGTCTACATCTGGAAGAGAGAAGAACCTAAGACCCCCACTGGTAAACGTAGAACTTCAATCTCTGTTCAAGCTCACGAGCGCTTTCCATGTAAAGATGTTTCAGTAGCCATCCCATGGCCAGGTAGGGTAAAGAATGAACCACCACTTGTAGAGATGCACTCAAAAAGGCATTCAAAACGTTTCCTCCCGCCCCCATATCCCACTGTTGGCTCTCCTACAAAAGAAAACCCCGATGTGGCAAATAGTAAAAGGCATTTGCCACCTCTACCCATAAAAGTTAATGCATCGGAGAGAGTGCAAAGTAGTCAGGAAGAGGAAGACTTAGCTCAACTTTCTCGGACAGattctggtattggtcccagtGAGTCATTTGTATCAGGTTCTTCATCAACTAGGTTTGGTGATTCACCTTCTATATCTGCATCCAGCAGTTCACGATCACACTCTTGGTCCTCCTCCTGGTCTCAAGATGGTAGTAACAGCAACGGCAGCAATGTTGTCCAAGCAACAGCATGGGGCATGGTAATTGTGACAGCAAGTTTGGGAGGTGAGATCAGAGTCTATCAAAATTTTGGTCTACCTCTGAAAGCTGGTCGTCAAACCAATCTCTTTAGAGACCTGACATAA
- the LOC107810992 gene encoding uncharacterized protein LOC107810992 isoform X1: MDRRTLTMNWDGLGEDDDDDNFFESRDRLSTAIPFDLASSGSDDDDEFEDSRLSFVSTLSSASIKKFKGIEIEAVSDSFTSMEDYGMWMAEPGDIKERRRRLLQGMGLSSNKDLLKLKSAKIVRAISRKVETSQDSKPPKAEYSPAKELNQEQQPSASQPIVLVRSRSDGDIQYFSVNTKKRKEELIGDISKQRLTRTFSGVLAPSLGICQLAGSVRMSRKKNTSGMSMQNGSDTTSTFSNRNPDVGFASFFLIKNLDTGKEFIVKESNEHGMWNKLSDLQTGKQLTMDEFEKYVGYSPVVKELMRRVNGSRNHDDERKLNANSYLSKSFRNSKRRGVALLKNIKGVAHSMSGKIIDKEREQTALEEQQKPNKDSSKWIKVRQHGKSYKELTAMHLCQEIHAHEGSIWTIRFSSDARYLATAGEDTLIHIWEVQECEVMNDLHSVVGAASISPTHPMAGSLSTSPVHPIARTNSDRPPLPEMGHMASERRKKGKVSHKKKGNSIPEYVNVPETVFALSEKPVCTLKGHQDDVLDLSWSRSQLLLSSSIDKTVRLWDVETQSCLKMFAHNDYVTCIQVNPMDDDYFISGSLDAKVRLWNIPDRKVVDWTDLHEMVTATCFTPDGQGALIGSHKGSCRVYTTTECKLEQKDNIDIQPKKNSQLKKVTGLQFAPWNPAEVLITSADSRIRIFDGSEMIYKFRASGFRNTSSQIAASFSSDGKYVISASEDSHVYIWKREEPKTPTGKRRTSISVQAHERFPCKDVSVAIPWPGRVKNEPPLVEMHSKRHSKRFLPPPYPTVGSPTKENPDVANSKRHLPPLPIKVNASERVQSSQEEEDLAQLSRTDSGIGPSESFVSGSSSTRFGDSPSISASSSSRSHSWSSSWSQDGSNSNGSNVVQATAWGMVIVTASLGGEIRVYQNFGLPLKAGRQTNLFRDLT; the protein is encoded by the exons ATGGACCGGAGGACCCTAACGATGAACTGGGATGGTCTtggagaagatgatgatgatgacaacTTCTTTGAGTCCCGTGACCGGCTTTCAACAGCCATTCCCTTTGACTTGGCATCCTCAGGATCAGACGACGATGATGAATTTGAGGACAGTCGCCTCTCCTTTGTCTCGACCCTTTCCTCGGCCTCCATCAAGAAATTCAAAGGGATTGAGATTGAGGCAGTTTCTGATTCTTTCACCAGCATGGAGGACTATGGCATGTGGATGGCTGAACCTGGTGATATCAAGGAACGTCGAAGGCGTCTCCTGCAAGGCATGGGGTTATCAAGCAATAAGGACCTACTCAAGCTCAAAAGCGCCAAGATTGTACGAGCCATTTCAAGAAAAGTTGAGACCAGCCAAGATTCCAAACCACCAAAGGCTGAATATTCTCCTGCAAAAGAATTAAATCAAGAACAACAGCCATCAGCTTCACAGCCAATTGTGCTGGTCAGGTCGAGATCAGACGGAGACATACAATATTTTTCCGTAAATaccaagaaaaggaaagaggagCTAATTGGTGACATCTCTAAACAGCGTCTCACTAGGACATTTTCAGGTGTTTTGGCACCGAGCTTAGGAATATGCCAATTAGCTGGTTCTGTTAGAATGTCACGCAAAAAAAACACAAGTGGAATGTCAATGCAAAATGGCAGTGATACGACATCCACATTCTCGAATAGGAATCCTGACGTGGGCTTTGCTTCATTCTTCTTGATAAAGAATTTGGACACTGGAAAGGAGTTCATTGTCAAAGAGTCCAACGAACATGGAATGTGGAATAAGCTCAGTGATCTTCAGACAGGAAAGCAGCTTACCATGGATGAATTTGAGAAATATGTGGGATATTCTCCTGTTGTAAAGGAACTGATGCGCCGGGTAAATGGTTCAAGAAATCATGATGATGAGAGGAAATTAAACGCAAATTCATATTTGAGTAAGAGCTTCAGAAATAGCAAGAGAAGAGGAGTTGCTCTTTTGAAGAACATAAAAGGAGTAGCACATAGCATGAGCGGAAAAATTATTGATAAAGAACGTGAGCAAACTGCACTTGAGGAACAGCAGAAACCAAACAAGGACTCCTCCAAATGGATTAAAGTCCGCCAGCATGGAAAGTCCTACAAGGAACTCACAGCTATGCACTTGTGTCAGGAAATCCATGCTCATGAGGGCTCAATATGGACCATAAGGTTCAGCTCGGACGCACGCTACCTAGCAACTGCAGGAGAAGATACATTAATTCATATATGGGAAGTGCAAGAATGTGAAGTTATGAATGACTTACACTCTGTTGTTGGTGCTGCAAGTATCTCACCTACTCATCCAATGGCTGGCTCTCTCAGTACCTCCCCTGTTCATCCCATTGCAAGGACCAATTCAGACCGGCCTCCTCTGCCGGAGATGGGACATATGGCATCAGAAAGAAGGAAGAAGGGGAAGGTCTCCCATAAGAAAAAGGGAAACTCGATTCCGGAGTACGTCAATGTACCAGAAACTGTTTTTGCTCTTTCAGAGAAACCAGTATGCACTCTTAAAGGTCACCAGGATGATGTCTTGGACCTGTCTTGGTCAAGATCTCAG CTACTTCTTTCATCTTCGATAGACAAGACTGTTCGGCTATGGGATGTTGAAACTCAGAGTTGCTTAAAAATGTTCGCGCATAACGACTATG TTACTTGCATACAGGTCAATCCAATGGATGATGACTACTTCATCAGCGGTTCTCTGGACGCAAAGGTTCGGCTTTGGAATATACCTGATCGGAAAGTTGTAGATTGGACTGATCTTCATGAAATGGTCACTGCTACTTGCTTCACCCCAGATGGCCAG GGTGCTTTAATAGGCTCACATAAAGGCAGCTGTCGCGTGTACACTACCACCG AATGCAAACTGGAACAAAAAGACAACATCGACATTCAACCCAAGAAAAATTCTCAGCTGAAGAAGGTCACTGGTTTACAG TTTGCCCCATGGAACCCAGCAGAAGTGCTTATAACTTCAGCTGATTCTCGTATCAGAATTTTTGATGGGTCAGAGATGATCTATAAGTTTAGAG CATCAGGTTTCCGAAATACAAGCAGCCAAATTGCAGCTTCCTTCAGTTCAGATGGGAAGTATGTTATAAGTGCAAGTGAAGACTCTCATGTCTACATCTGGAAGAGAGAAGAACCTAAGACCCCCACTGGTAAACGTAGAACTTCAATCTCTGTTCAAGCTCACGAGCGCTTTCCATGTAAAGATGTTTCAGTAGCCATCCCATGGCCAGGTAGGGTAAAGAATGAACCACCACTTGTAGAGATGCACTCAAAAAGGCATTCAAAACGTTTCCTCCCGCCCCCATATCCCACTGTTGGCTCTCCTACAAAAGAAAACCCCGATGTGGCAAATAGTAAAAGGCATTTGCCACCTCTACCCATAAAAGTTAATGCATCGGAGAGAGTGCAAAGTAGTCAGGAAGAGGAAGACTTAGCTCAACTTTCTCGGACAGattctggtattggtcccagtGAGTCATTTGTATCAGGTTCTTCATCAACTAGGTTTGGTGATTCACCTTCTATATCTGCATCCAGCAGTTCACGATCACACTCTTGGTCCTCCTCCTGGTCTCAAGATGGTAGTAACAGCAACGGCAGCAATGTTGTCCAAGCAACAGCATGGGGCATGGTAATTGTGACAGCAAGTTTGGGAGGTGAGATCAGAGTCTATCAAAATTTTGGTCTACCTCTGAAAGCTGGTCGTCAAACCAATCTCTTTAGAGACCTGACATAA